In Sphingomonas phyllosphaerae, one DNA window encodes the following:
- a CDS encoding nitronate monooxygenase produces MSFVDRLTLDLPLVQAPMAGVSTPLLAARVSEAGGLGSIGVGAVDAEMARALIAAVRERTARAFNVNLFVHRPATSDPAHEAAWLAWLAPLFAAFGASPPIALREIYTSFADDPAMLAMLLEVAPPVVSFHFGLPGTGVIEALRARRIYTMATATSLAEARQVAAAGVDAIVAQGIEAGGHRGIFDPDAADDALGTVALTRLLVRETPLPVIAAGGIMDGAGIAAALDLGAVAAQLGTAFIACPESAASDAYRTALAGEAAYHTVLTSLISGRPARALANRFTALGEHVSGHRPPDYPIAYDAGKALHAAAAATGEHGFGAHWAGQGAPLARAMPAAELVRLLGEELAACGR; encoded by the coding sequence ATGTCGTTCGTTGATCGGCTAACGCTCGATCTGCCTCTGGTCCAGGCGCCGATGGCGGGAGTGTCCACCCCCTTGCTGGCGGCGCGCGTGTCGGAGGCGGGCGGGCTCGGGTCGATCGGGGTCGGTGCGGTGGATGCCGAGATGGCGCGGGCGTTGATCGCGGCGGTACGGGAGCGCACCGCACGGGCGTTCAACGTCAACCTGTTCGTTCACCGACCGGCGACCTCCGACCCGGCGCACGAGGCGGCGTGGCTGGCGTGGCTCGCGCCGCTCTTCGCGGCGTTCGGTGCGTCACCGCCGATCGCCTTGCGTGAGATCTACACGAGCTTCGCCGATGATCCGGCCATGCTGGCGATGTTGCTGGAGGTCGCGCCGCCGGTGGTCAGTTTCCACTTCGGCTTGCCCGGCACGGGCGTGATCGAGGCGCTACGAGCGCGCCGCATCTACACGATGGCGACCGCCACCAGCCTCGCCGAGGCACGGCAGGTCGCAGCGGCGGGCGTCGATGCGATCGTGGCGCAGGGGATCGAGGCGGGCGGGCATCGCGGCATCTTCGATCCCGACGCCGCAGACGATGCGCTGGGAACGGTCGCGCTGACGCGGCTGCTGGTGCGCGAGACGCCGCTTCCAGTGATCGCGGCGGGCGGGATCATGGACGGCGCAGGGATCGCCGCCGCGCTCGATCTGGGCGCGGTCGCGGCGCAGCTTGGAACGGCGTTCATCGCCTGTCCCGAGTCGGCGGCAAGTGACGCGTATCGGACGGCGCTGGCGGGGGAGGCGGCCTATCACACCGTGCTCACCTCGCTGATCTCGGGGCGGCCGGCGCGGGCGCTCGCCAACCGCTTCACCGCGCTCGGCGAGCATGTTTCCGGGCACCGGCCGCCAGATTATCCGATCGCCTATGACGCCGGTAAGGCGCTCCATGCCGCGGCGGCGGCGACGGGTGAGCATGGATTCGGCGCGCATTGGGCGGGGCAGGGCGCGCCGCTGGCGCGGGCGATGCCGGCGGCCGAGCTTGTCCGGCTGCTGGGGGAGGAACTCGCGGCGTGTGGCCGATAA
- the trpD gene encoding anthranilate phosphoribosyltransferase — protein sequence MTTVALLPDPSSPLARESAAQAFADILDAKTSEEAVADFLIRLAERGETSIEIAEAARALRQRLIPIAAPGDAIDVCGTGGDGQHTLNVSTAVSLVVAACGVPVAKHGNRAASSKAGAADTLEMLGLDMERAGAQAEATLRELGICFLFAANHHPAMRRITPIRRRIGRRTIFNLMGPLANPAHVTRQLIGIARPDYAPIYAEALDQLGSDAAAVVAGEEGLDEISGAGPTRVVTVGAVPLPARIVPEDAGVARHPTIAIRGGDPAYNAAALRRLLTGEHGAYRDAVLLNAAAALVLAGRQTELPAAAAQAAEVIDAGQANTLLDRWIAWS from the coding sequence GTGACGACCGTGGCGTTGTTGCCTGATCCGTCGTCACCGCTCGCGCGCGAGTCGGCGGCGCAGGCGTTCGCCGACATCCTCGACGCGAAGACCAGCGAGGAAGCGGTCGCCGACTTCCTGATCCGCCTCGCCGAGCGTGGCGAAACCAGCATCGAGATCGCCGAGGCGGCGCGCGCGCTGCGTCAGCGGCTGATCCCGATCGCCGCCCCGGGGGATGCGATCGACGTCTGCGGCACCGGCGGCGATGGCCAGCACACGCTCAACGTCTCGACCGCGGTCAGCCTCGTCGTCGCCGCGTGCGGCGTACCGGTCGCCAAGCACGGCAACCGCGCCGCCTCGTCAAAGGCCGGCGCCGCCGACACGCTCGAGATGCTCGGGCTCGACATGGAGCGCGCCGGCGCACAGGCCGAGGCAACGCTGCGCGAGCTGGGCATCTGCTTCCTGTTCGCCGCCAACCATCACCCCGCGATGCGCCGCATCACCCCGATCCGCCGCAGGATCGGCCGGCGGACGATCTTCAACCTGATGGGGCCGCTCGCAAATCCTGCGCATGTCACCCGCCAGCTGATCGGCATCGCACGCCCCGATTACGCGCCGATCTATGCCGAGGCGCTGGACCAGCTCGGCAGCGACGCCGCCGCGGTGGTGGCGGGTGAGGAAGGGCTCGACGAAATCTCCGGCGCCGGCCCCACCCGCGTCGTCACGGTCGGCGCGGTGCCGCTCCCCGCGCGGATCGTTCCCGAGGATGCCGGGGTCGCGCGTCATCCGACGATCGCGATCCGCGGCGGTGACCCGGCCTATAACGCCGCCGCGCTCCGCCGCCTGCTGACCGGCGAGCACGGCGCCTATCGCGACGCGGTGCTGCTCAACGCCGCCGCCGCGCTGGTCCTCGCTGGCCGCCAGACCGAGCTGCCCGCCGCCGCCGCGCAGGCCGCCGAGGTGATCGACGCCGGCCAGGCCAACACGCTCCTCGATCGCTGGATCGCCTGGTCATGA
- a CDS encoding chorismate-binding protein: MATPDSDAPAAAAAALAAGRPALVWRRRIADTETPVAAALKLIEPGRGDFLLESVEGGAVRGRHSMIGLAPDLVLRAQGDRAEINPRWLEDRDAFTPCAAPTLTALRDLVASIRMDLPPELPRALACLVGYFGYETIGLVEKLPQPEQDALGLPDLMFVRPTVILMFDRLADELFLVAPVWPDVAQAPDRQIAAAEERLDAVEARLAAAALPPRARADLTEVALAPTLAPGRYAEMVARAQDYITAGDIFQVVLAQRFTAPFSLPAFELYRALRRINPSPFLYHLDLPGFALTGSSPEILVRARDGEVTIRPIAGTRPRGKTALEDAANRDSLLADPKERAEHLMLLDLGRNDVGRVASPGTVQVTDSYGIEFYSHVMHIVSNVIGRLAPEHDAIDALFAGFPAGTVSGAPKVRACQIIAELEPEKRGAYAGGVGYFSPDGSMDSCIVLRTAVVKDGTIHVQSGAGIVADSDPAYEQRECEAKAGALLAAAREAVRQASTPDFGQ; the protein is encoded by the coding sequence GTGGCGACGCCGGACAGTGACGCCCCGGCTGCGGCGGCCGCGGCGCTCGCCGCCGGCCGTCCCGCGTTGGTCTGGCGGCGGCGGATCGCCGACACCGAGACGCCGGTCGCCGCCGCGCTCAAGCTGATCGAGCCCGGCCGCGGCGACTTCCTGCTCGAATCGGTCGAGGGCGGCGCGGTGCGCGGTCGCCACTCGATGATCGGCCTCGCCCCCGATCTCGTGCTGCGCGCGCAAGGCGACCGCGCCGAGATCAACCCGCGCTGGCTGGAGGATCGCGACGCCTTCACGCCGTGCGCCGCACCGACGTTGACGGCGCTGCGCGACCTCGTCGCCTCGATCCGCATGGACCTGCCCCCCGAACTGCCGCGCGCGCTGGCGTGCCTCGTCGGCTATTTCGGCTATGAGACGATCGGACTGGTCGAGAAACTGCCGCAGCCCGAACAGGATGCGCTCGGCCTCCCCGACCTGATGTTCGTGCGCCCGACCGTCATCCTGATGTTCGACCGGCTCGCCGACGAACTGTTCCTCGTCGCACCGGTCTGGCCCGATGTGGCGCAGGCGCCCGACCGCCAGATCGCCGCCGCCGAAGAACGCCTCGATGCGGTCGAGGCACGGCTCGCCGCCGCCGCGCTCCCGCCGCGTGCCCGCGCTGACCTGACCGAGGTCGCGCTCGCCCCGACGCTCGCGCCGGGTCGCTATGCGGAGATGGTCGCTCGCGCGCAGGATTATATCACAGCCGGCGACATCTTTCAGGTCGTGCTCGCGCAGCGCTTCACCGCGCCCTTCTCGCTCCCGGCGTTCGAGCTGTACCGCGCGCTGCGTCGCATCAACCCGTCGCCGTTCCTCTACCATCTCGACCTGCCCGGCTTCGCACTCACCGGGTCGAGCCCCGAGATCCTCGTCCGTGCGCGCGACGGCGAGGTCACGATCCGCCCGATCGCCGGCACCCGCCCGCGCGGGAAGACCGCGCTGGAGGATGCCGCCAACCGCGACAGCCTGCTCGCCGATCCCAAGGAACGCGCCGAGCACCTGATGCTGCTCGACCTCGGCCGCAACGACGTCGGGCGCGTCGCGTCGCCGGGCACGGTGCAGGTGACCGACAGCTACGGCATCGAATTCTACAGCCACGTCATGCACATCGTCTCGAACGTCATCGGCCGGCTCGCGCCGGAACATGACGCGATCGATGCGTTGTTCGCGGGCTTCCCGGCCGGCACCGTCAGCGGCGCGCCCAAGGTCCGCGCCTGCCAGATCATCGCCGAACTCGAGCCCGAGAAGCGCGGCGCCTATGCCGGCGGCGTCGGCTATTTCTCACCCGACGGGTCGATGGATTCATGCATCGTGCTGCGCACCGCAGTGGTCAAGGACGGCACGATCCACGTCCAATCCGGCGCGGGCATCGTCGCCGACAGCGATCCGGCCTATGAACAGCGCGAATGCGAGGCCAAGGCCGGCGCGCTCCTCGCCGCCGCGCGCGAGGCGGTGCGGCAAGCGTCGACGCCCGACTTCGGGCAGTAA
- a CDS encoding aminodeoxychorismate/anthranilate synthase component II has translation MILVIDNYDSFTWNLVHYVMELGAEVRVVRNDALTAAEALASGAQAILISPGPCTPNEAGVSLELVAACASARRPLFGVCLGHQAIGQHFGGKVVRGGLMHGKTCPVEHDGTGVFAGLPSPFTATRYHSLIVTDVPDCLVVNATAGDASVMGLRHRELPIHGVQFHPESIATEHGHELIANFLRLAGVDHAGRIAA, from the coding sequence ATGATCCTGGTGATCGACAATTACGACAGCTTTACGTGGAACCTGGTCCATTACGTCATGGAACTGGGCGCAGAGGTCCGCGTGGTCCGCAACGACGCGCTCACCGCCGCCGAGGCGTTAGCGAGCGGCGCGCAGGCGATCCTGATCTCGCCCGGCCCGTGCACGCCCAACGAGGCGGGGGTCAGCCTCGAGCTCGTCGCGGCCTGCGCGTCGGCACGCCGGCCATTGTTCGGCGTCTGCCTCGGCCATCAGGCGATCGGCCAGCATTTCGGCGGCAAGGTCGTGCGCGGCGGGCTGATGCACGGCAAGACCTGCCCGGTTGAGCATGACGGCACCGGCGTGTTCGCCGGGCTCCCTTCACCGTTCACCGCGACGCGCTATCATTCGCTAATCGTCACCGACGTGCCCGATTGCCTCGTCGTCAATGCGACGGCCGGCGACGCCTCGGTGATGGGGCTGCGCCACCGCGAGCTGCCGATCCACGGCGTGCAATTCCATCCCGAGAGCATCGCCACCGAGCACGGCCACGAGCTGATCGCCAATTTCCTGCGGCTGGCGGGCGTCGATCATGCGGGACGGATCGCCGCGTGA